The Agromyces atrinae genome window below encodes:
- the nusB gene encoding transcription antitermination factor NusB, whose protein sequence is MSARTKARKRALDMLYSADMRQVDVEQVLVAEAERAVSEPDRAASWLYAREIVDGIVDHRYEIDELIETHSHGWTLDRMPAVDRALVRIGVWEIVFNDAVPDAVAISEAVEAATVLSTDDSAGFVNGLLAAISNAKG, encoded by the coding sequence GTGTCGGCGCGCACGAAGGCGCGCAAGCGCGCCCTGGACATGCTGTACTCCGCCGACATGCGGCAGGTCGACGTCGAGCAGGTCCTCGTCGCCGAGGCCGAGCGTGCCGTCAGCGAGCCCGATCGGGCTGCCTCGTGGCTCTACGCGCGCGAGATCGTCGACGGCATCGTCGATCACCGCTACGAGATCGATGAGCTCATCGAGACCCACTCCCACGGGTGGACGCTCGATCGCATGCCGGCCGTCGACCGTGCACTCGTGCGCATCGGCGTGTGGGAGATCGTCTTCAACGACGCCGTCCCCGACGCCGTCGCCATCTCCGAAGCGGTGGAGGCGGCGACCGTCCTCTCCACCGATGACTCCGCGGGTTTCGTGAACGGACTTCTCGCGGCGATCTCCAACGCGAAAGGCTGA
- a CDS encoding DsbA family protein: MRRPLTRTTAVLALALTATFALSACSPFGGAAPAPTPTVALPTGTSGAADFDAFSLVVGNGSTPVSVYLDPACPHCASLEDAAGETLAELATTGDIRYSIHPLTFMDRNSDSMYSSRAASAMTCVAVEASSSLTDFVAAVFENQSSQLDDAGLAELADGVGASAAADCIADQTYVAWAQAGTAAALTGPIADAEIEKVQGTPTILVSGRPYEGDITDVDEIRDFIASDGR, encoded by the coding sequence GTGCGCCGACCCCTCACGCGGACGACCGCTGTACTCGCCCTCGCCCTGACGGCGACGTTCGCCCTCTCTGCGTGCTCCCCGTTCGGCGGGGCCGCTCCGGCACCCACTCCGACCGTCGCGCTCCCGACGGGCACGTCGGGCGCCGCCGACTTCGATGCCTTCTCGCTCGTGGTCGGCAACGGCTCGACCCCGGTCTCGGTGTACCTCGACCCCGCGTGCCCCCACTGCGCGAGCCTCGAAGACGCCGCAGGCGAGACCCTCGCCGAGCTCGCGACGACGGGCGACATCCGGTACTCGATCCACCCGCTCACGTTCATGGATCGCAACTCCGACTCGATGTATTCGTCGCGAGCCGCTTCCGCGATGACGTGCGTCGCCGTCGAAGCGTCGTCGAGCCTCACCGACTTCGTCGCTGCCGTGTTCGAGAACCAGTCGAGCCAGCTCGACGACGCCGGTCTCGCCGAGCTCGCCGACGGAGTCGGAGCCTCGGCCGCTGCCGACTGCATCGCCGATCAGACGTACGTCGCGTGGGCGCAAGCCGGCACGGCTGCGGCCCTGACCGGGCCGATCGCCGATGCCGAGATCGAGAAGGTCCAGGGCACACCGACGATCCTCGTGAGCGGACGCCCCTACGAGGGCGACATCACCGACGTCGATGAGATCCGCGACTTCATCGCGTCGGACGGTCGCTGA
- a CDS encoding nitroreductase family deazaflavin-dependent oxidoreductase produces the protein MTSVVVSVRTVFAAFTRTRLFRRWAPRVLPPIERWLERVSAGRVQLSALLVPSLVLYSRGARSGATRETPLMYTADGHGRALVAGTSFARERHPAWTYNLLAHPEAEISVRGRRMSVRADSLDPAEREEAWRLIERQWPGYRAYERSSGRDVRVFRLTPTSVI, from the coding sequence ATGACATCCGTCGTCGTCTCCGTGCGCACGGTCTTCGCCGCGTTCACGCGCACCCGGCTCTTCCGCCGCTGGGCTCCTCGCGTCCTTCCGCCGATCGAGCGCTGGCTCGAGCGCGTCTCGGCCGGCCGGGTGCAGCTCAGTGCGTTGCTCGTGCCCTCGCTCGTGCTGTATTCGAGGGGAGCGCGCTCCGGGGCGACGCGGGAGACGCCTCTCATGTACACCGCGGACGGGCACGGGCGGGCTCTCGTCGCGGGCACGAGTTTCGCTCGCGAGCGGCATCCGGCCTGGACCTACAATCTCCTCGCGCATCCCGAGGCGGAGATCTCGGTGCGCGGTCGACGGATGTCGGTTCGAGCGGATTCCCTCGACCCCGCCGAGCGGGAGGAGGCCTGGCGGCTCATCGAGCGCCAGTGGCCGGGGTACCGGGCGTATGAGCGTTCGAGCGGACGCGATGTGCGGGTATTCCGTTTGACTCCGACGTCCGTGATCTGA
- a CDS encoding lysophospholipid acyltransferase family protein, with amino-acid sequence MTDREPVYRAAIIAGRGLFGFWRLKPTVEGAEHLPRSGGAVLAMTHFGYLDFALVEWVTWLTNRRRVRFMAKKSVFEKPVVGALMRGMRHISVDMSAGAAAYATAVEALRRGELIGVFPEAGVSASFTVRDLKTGAVRLAAEAGVPVIPVAVWGGHRLMTKRRKVGFFERFGVPVSFAVGAPITVASDADARESTNRLRTTLQDLVTGLQERYPVSGAGQWWQPRALGGSAPTPDEAAEADAERDRLRAARG; translated from the coding sequence ATGACCGACCGTGAACCCGTCTACCGTGCAGCGATCATCGCCGGACGGGGGCTCTTCGGCTTCTGGCGACTGAAGCCGACGGTCGAGGGAGCCGAGCACCTGCCCCGGAGCGGGGGAGCGGTGCTCGCGATGACGCACTTCGGCTACCTCGACTTCGCTCTCGTCGAGTGGGTGACGTGGCTCACCAACCGCCGACGCGTGCGATTCATGGCGAAGAAGAGCGTCTTCGAGAAGCCCGTCGTCGGTGCCCTCATGCGCGGCATGCGTCACATCAGCGTCGACATGTCCGCGGGTGCCGCGGCCTACGCGACGGCCGTCGAGGCGCTGCGACGCGGCGAGCTCATCGGCGTCTTCCCCGAGGCCGGTGTGAGTGCGTCCTTCACGGTGCGCGACCTGAAGACCGGTGCCGTGCGGCTCGCGGCCGAGGCGGGCGTGCCCGTCATCCCCGTCGCCGTGTGGGGCGGCCACCGTCTCATGACGAAGCGGCGGAAGGTCGGATTCTTCGAACGCTTCGGCGTTCCCGTCTCGTTCGCCGTCGGCGCGCCGATCACTGTCGCGAGCGACGCCGATGCCCGAGAGAGCACGAATCGACTGCGCACGACTCTGCAGGATCTCGTGACGGGTCTGCAGGAGCGCTACCCGGTGTCCGGCGCGGGCCAGTGGTGGCAACCCCGCGCGCTGGGCGGCAGCGCCCCGACTCCCGACGAAGCGGCGGAGGCCGATGCCGAGCGCGATCGACTGCGGGCCGCGCGCGGGTGA
- a CDS encoding YihY/virulence factor BrkB family protein, with amino-acid sequence MDTSEPAKKPSAIVTRVQGVIRWALATKPARAFLLYQEHHGAMLADSVTYRALFSVFAGVFLGFAVAGLWLAGNDDAMAALVSALDSAIPGLVGDGGLIDPDDLVQPLAFGLTGAIALVGLIGTAIGAIASLRTAIRSLADKPADTTFFVWVMLRDLALALGFGIALAAAAVVTFFSTTALGVVFGWIGVGTADPVASIGTRIVSILVIFAIDTVVVAVMVRLLSGLKPSARSLWTGALLGGAGLTVLQVLSSLFVGGASSNPLLASFGSIIALLIWFNFSSQVILIAAAYVITGVDEEHDRVAARFGSPTPAVRRVRRAERRAADAARELTEAREAEAKERGA; translated from the coding sequence ATGGATACCTCTGAACCCGCGAAGAAGCCGTCGGCCATCGTGACTCGCGTCCAGGGCGTCATCCGCTGGGCTCTCGCGACGAAGCCCGCTCGTGCGTTCCTGCTCTATCAGGAGCACCACGGCGCGATGCTCGCCGACAGCGTCACCTATCGGGCGCTCTTCTCCGTCTTCGCGGGCGTCTTCCTGGGCTTCGCCGTCGCGGGCCTCTGGCTCGCCGGCAACGACGACGCGATGGCGGCTCTCGTCTCGGCCCTCGACTCGGCGATCCCCGGTCTGGTCGGCGATGGCGGTCTCATCGACCCCGACGATCTCGTGCAGCCCCTCGCCTTCGGTCTCACGGGTGCCATCGCCCTCGTCGGTCTCATCGGCACCGCGATCGGTGCGATCGCCTCGCTCCGCACCGCGATCCGTTCGCTCGCCGACAAGCCGGCCGATACGACGTTCTTCGTGTGGGTCATGCTCCGAGACCTGGCCCTCGCCCTCGGATTCGGAATCGCCCTCGCCGCGGCGGCCGTCGTGACGTTCTTCAGCACGACCGCCCTCGGCGTCGTCTTCGGGTGGATCGGTGTCGGCACGGCCGATCCCGTCGCGAGCATCGGCACGCGCATCGTCTCGATCCTCGTCATCTTCGCAATCGACACGGTCGTCGTCGCCGTCATGGTGCGGCTGCTCTCGGGGCTCAAGCCCTCAGCGCGATCGCTCTGGACGGGGGCGCTCCTCGGCGGTGCCGGCCTCACGGTGCTCCAGGTGCTCTCGAGCCTCTTCGTCGGCGGTGCGTCGAGCAACCCGCTGCTCGCGTCGTTCGGGTCGATCATCGCGCTGCTCATCTGGTTCAACTTCTCGAGCCAGGTCATCCTCATCGCGGCCGCCTACGTCATCACCGGTGTCGACGAGGAGCACGACCGGGTCGCCGCGCGCTTCGGCTCGCCGACACCGGCCGTGCGCCGCGTGCGCCGTGCCGAGCGTCGCGCCGCCGACGCCGCCCGCGAGCTGACCGAGGCTCGCGAGGCCGAGGCGAAGGAGCGCGGCGCCTGA
- a CDS encoding iron chaperone: protein MASTPTTIDEYIAGFPDDVQQILAQIRQTLHEVIPDADEKVRYGMPALMLGGRYAVHFAAWKKHVGLYPIPVFDHELESEVTPFRSGTDSVNFPYSRPIPFDLIRRIGAGIEKARRGRDAADD, encoded by the coding sequence ATGGCATCGACGCCCACGACCATCGACGAGTACATCGCGGGGTTCCCCGACGACGTGCAGCAGATCCTCGCGCAGATCAGACAGACCCTGCACGAGGTCATCCCCGATGCCGACGAAAAGGTGCGGTACGGCATGCCGGCGCTCATGCTCGGCGGGCGCTACGCCGTCCACTTCGCGGCGTGGAAGAAACACGTCGGCCTCTACCCGATCCCCGTCTTCGACCACGAGCTCGAATCCGAGGTCACGCCCTTCCGCTCGGGCACCGACTCCGTCAACTTCCCCTACTCGCGACCCATTCCGTTCGACCTCATCCGGCGGATCGGCGCGGGCATCGAGAAGGCGCGGCGCGGCCGCGACGCCGCGGACGACTGA
- a CDS encoding ferritin-like domain-containing protein encodes MAFDIDRYAETSVAVAWDDLDFESFRTNPLPSDSLRTLRYMTDVEYHTVCYTRDLLTTPSHREADVSAFMTMWNREEFWHGEALAAVLALHDITVDFDEIKAGRLKLGWKDRLDPIKQSVLGALVGDDFIAVHMSWGAANEWSAITAYNRMAALEEHPVLAELLRRIAKQEARHVAFYTSQARVRLAASPRAQKITRFALSRFWAPVGSSIMDPVEVSHVMGQLMSGPEGRKAAKKVDDSISGMPGLEGLTIVQDALDSLGVA; translated from the coding sequence GTGGCCTTCGACATCGACCGGTACGCCGAGACATCCGTCGCCGTCGCGTGGGACGACCTCGACTTCGAGTCCTTCCGCACGAACCCGCTGCCGTCCGACTCGCTCCGCACCCTCCGCTACATGACCGACGTCGAGTACCACACGGTCTGCTACACGCGCGATCTGCTGACGACCCCGTCGCACCGCGAGGCCGACGTGAGCGCGTTCATGACGATGTGGAACCGCGAGGAGTTCTGGCACGGCGAGGCCCTCGCCGCGGTCCTCGCGCTCCACGACATCACCGTCGATTTCGACGAGATCAAGGCGGGGCGGCTGAAGCTCGGTTGGAAGGACCGCCTCGACCCCATCAAGCAATCGGTGCTCGGCGCACTCGTCGGCGACGACTTCATCGCCGTGCACATGTCATGGGGTGCGGCCAACGAGTGGTCGGCGATCACCGCGTACAACCGCATGGCCGCACTCGAGGAGCACCCGGTGCTCGCCGAGCTGCTCCGTCGCATCGCGAAGCAGGAGGCCCGCCACGTCGCGTTCTACACGTCACAGGCGCGTGTGCGTCTCGCGGCGAGTCCGCGGGCGCAGAAGATCACCCGATTTGCACTCAGCCGCTTCTGGGCGCCCGTCGGTTCGAGCATCATGGACCCGGTCGAGGTGTCGCACGTCATGGGTCAGCTCATGAGCGGACCCGAGGGGCGGAAGGCCGCGAAGAAGGTCGACGACTCGATCAGCGGCATGCCCGGCCTCGAGGGCCTCACGATCGTGCAGGACGCGCTCGATTCGCTCGGCGTCGCCTGA
- a CDS encoding GTP pyrophosphokinase produces the protein MRALREETERFMLRYKFGMDEVITKLSILREEFSQAHDYNPIEHISSRLKTLEGVIDKVSRKGIEPSFESIRATITDIAGVRVTCSFVSDVYRLFELLTNQEDVRVLTVKDYIAEPKPNGYKSLHVIVEVPVFLSTGPEPVAVEVQIRTIAMDFWASLEHKIYYKYDKQVPESLLERLTDAAHTAAELDERMERLHIEVHGDIAGTSKRLPSSTTRLA, from the coding sequence ATGCGCGCCCTCCGCGAAGAGACCGAGCGGTTCATGCTGCGCTACAAGTTCGGCATGGACGAGGTCATCACGAAGCTGTCGATCCTCCGCGAGGAGTTCAGCCAGGCGCACGACTACAACCCCATCGAGCACATCTCGAGCCGTCTGAAGACCCTCGAGGGCGTCATCGACAAGGTCTCGCGGAAGGGCATCGAGCCGTCGTTCGAGTCGATCCGCGCGACGATCACCGACATCGCCGGCGTGCGCGTGACCTGCAGCTTCGTCTCCGACGTCTACCGGCTCTTCGAGCTGCTGACGAATCAGGAGGACGTGCGGGTCCTCACCGTCAAGGACTACATCGCCGAGCCGAAGCCGAACGGCTACAAGAGCCTCCACGTCATCGTCGAGGTGCCCGTCTTCCTTTCGACGGGCCCTGAGCCCGTCGCGGTCGAGGTGCAGATCCGCACGATCGCGATGGACTTCTGGGCGAGCCTCGAGCACAAGATCTACTACAAGTACGACAAGCAGGTGCCCGAGTCGCTCCTCGAGCGCCTGACCGATGCGGCCCACACGGCCGCCGAACTCGACGAGCGCATGGAGCGCCTGCACATCGAGGTGCACGGCGACATCGCGGGCACCTCGAAGCGACTGCCCTCGAGCACCACGCGCCTCGCCTGA
- a CDS encoding YchJ family protein: MDDTLRCPCLSGLTWGECCGPLHRGERVAPTAVQLMRSRFSAFAVSDADYLVRTWHPSTRPETIDLDADIRWYRLDIERTEAGGPLETAGVVAFTAYYRGPDARGSQHETSRFVREDGAWFYLDGE; encoded by the coding sequence ATGGATGACACGCTGCGCTGCCCCTGCCTGAGCGGCCTGACCTGGGGCGAGTGCTGCGGTCCGCTGCACCGCGGAGAGCGCGTAGCACCGACGGCGGTGCAGCTCATGCGATCGAGGTTCAGCGCATTCGCGGTGAGCGACGCCGACTACCTCGTGCGCACCTGGCACCCGTCGACGCGCCCCGAGACGATCGACCTCGACGCCGACATCCGCTGGTACCGGCTCGACATCGAGCGCACCGAGGCGGGCGGACCTCTCGAAACCGCGGGCGTCGTCGCCTTCACGGCCTACTACCGCGGCCCCGATGCGCGGGGCTCTCAGCACGAGACGAGCCGTTTCGTGCGCGAGGACGGCGCGTGGTTCTACCTCGACGGCGAGTGA
- a CDS encoding choice-of-anchor I family protein — protein MSVPRSRTRSLFLPALGGVVAVAACLAAPPALAAPAITVAASTTAVAEPIRHSADDARLSLTPIGTYESGVFDESAAEIVAYHGERLYVVNAQAGAVDVLDVSDPTTPVKLYTLTGDGVANSVAIRADGLGVVALENPVKTDPGSLLFFDADSDAAAPLGSVSVGALPDMVTLSEDGSVAVVANEGEPNDDFTIDPEGSIGVVSLPSTVAAPQQSDVRIADFHEFEAAGSKTLHEDVRVFGPTPHGDDLPVSRNLEPEYIAIDGGTAYAALQEANAVAVVDLATATVTDIHPLGFADHGQDGHGIDPSDRGSGFDIRTVPGLRGIPMPDGMQAYRAGDTTHLVTANEGDAREWGDYVEGTRAKSIAQNGRGPVCADSPLAGLLGDADLGRLNVTTENGFDETQGCYTELYAFGTRSFSIWTTSGEQVFDSGEDFERITNAAAPEYFNSNHSESNVEGRSDDKGPEPEGITIGQVGDRTYAFIGFERVGGIAVYDITDPVDSTFVTYVNNRDFTATGSAAGDLGPEGLTFIPSDVSPTGVPLLAVGNEVSGTTTLFEIEDLDAPATTTIDILTVNDFHGRLELAGGSDRIAGAAVLAGAVDTLRAENPNTIFASAGDAIGASTFTSFSQQDNPTIDALIASSLDVGAVGNHEFDAGWSDLEDRVIPRYGDSRYALGANVYAAGTTTPVLDEYWITEKDGVSVAFIGTVTPDTANMVDPAGIADIEFGDQLEAANRVATQLSDGDSANGEADVIVLLAHDGNATTSCDDLAASTSDFGALARGASPSIDAIVSAHTHQVYSCSFAVDGWAEGVERPVIQAGKYGSDLGRLTLEVDPADGRVLAADGAIVPLHDGTAPLFPENAEVAAIVAAAVAEAETVGARPIGTISADILRGGTPSGSDRGVESSLGNLVADQQLWATSNESFGGTPAQIALMNPGGVRADLIYGTDGVVTYRDVAETQPFGNTLVTMDLTGAQLKSVLEEQWQPDGSSRPKLHLGVSEGFSYVYEPDAARGEHIVSMSFEGAAIESDDVFRVAVNSFLAGGGDNFSTLASGANRADTGQIDLVAAVSYFQEFEGVDPAPLGRAVVAGTDWADVALEAATLSPGDTLKATVTGLTEGQQITATLYSQPIVAEVPAADATGSTSFEIAIPADIELGAHRLVIDSVGLEPIEVAVTVVAAEGPGGGPGAGSGTPGSAPTPGDLASTGVSIGAALAVVVALLAGGLLLLQRRRRSAATDV, from the coding sequence ATGTCTGTGCCTCGATCGAGGACCCGTTCACTCTTCCTTCCCGCCCTCGGCGGGGTCGTCGCGGTCGCGGCGTGCCTCGCTGCACCTCCCGCGCTCGCGGCACCCGCGATTACCGTCGCGGCGTCGACGACCGCCGTCGCCGAGCCGATCCGTCACTCGGCGGATGACGCACGCCTGTCGCTCACTCCGATCGGCACCTACGAGAGCGGGGTGTTCGACGAGTCCGCCGCGGAGATCGTCGCCTATCACGGCGAGCGTCTCTACGTCGTGAACGCCCAGGCCGGCGCCGTCGATGTGCTCGACGTCTCCGACCCCACCACGCCGGTCAAGCTCTACACGCTCACCGGTGACGGCGTCGCGAACTCGGTCGCGATCCGAGCCGACGGCCTCGGTGTCGTCGCCCTCGAGAACCCGGTCAAGACCGACCCGGGCTCCCTCCTCTTCTTCGACGCCGACAGCGACGCCGCTGCCCCGCTCGGCTCGGTGAGTGTGGGCGCACTCCCCGACATGGTGACCCTGTCCGAGGACGGCTCGGTCGCCGTCGTCGCGAACGAGGGCGAGCCGAACGATGACTTCACGATCGACCCCGAGGGCTCGATCGGCGTCGTCTCGCTTCCGTCGACGGTCGCCGCCCCGCAGCAGTCGGATGTCCGCATCGCCGACTTCCACGAGTTCGAGGCAGCCGGTTCGAAGACGCTCCACGAGGACGTCCGCGTCTTCGGTCCGACTCCGCACGGCGACGATCTGCCGGTCTCGCGCAACCTCGAGCCCGAGTACATCGCTATTGACGGTGGAACGGCCTACGCCGCTCTGCAGGAGGCCAATGCGGTCGCCGTCGTCGACCTCGCGACGGCGACCGTCACCGACATCCACCCCCTCGGATTCGCCGACCACGGGCAGGACGGCCACGGCATCGACCCGTCCGACCGCGGCTCCGGCTTCGACATCCGCACCGTCCCGGGTCTTCGCGGCATCCCCATGCCCGATGGCATGCAGGCGTACCGCGCGGGCGACACGACCCACCTCGTGACCGCGAACGAGGGCGACGCGCGCGAGTGGGGCGACTACGTCGAGGGCACCCGTGCGAAGAGCATCGCCCAGAACGGTCGCGGACCGGTGTGCGCCGACAGCCCGCTCGCGGGCCTGCTGGGTGACGCCGACCTCGGTCGCCTCAACGTCACGACCGAGAACGGCTTCGACGAGACACAGGGCTGCTACACCGAGCTCTACGCCTTCGGCACCCGATCGTTCTCGATCTGGACCACGAGCGGCGAGCAGGTCTTCGATTCCGGTGAGGACTTCGAGCGCATCACGAACGCCGCCGCACCCGAGTACTTCAACTCCAACCACTCCGAGTCGAACGTCGAAGGACGAAGCGACGACAAGGGTCCGGAGCCCGAGGGGATCACGATCGGGCAGGTCGGCGACCGCACGTACGCGTTCATCGGTTTCGAGCGCGTCGGCGGCATCGCGGTCTACGACATCACCGACCCGGTCGACTCGACGTTCGTCACCTACGTCAACAACCGCGACTTCACGGCGACCGGCTCGGCCGCGGGCGACCTCGGACCGGAGGGGCTCACCTTCATCCCCTCCGACGTCTCCCCCACGGGTGTGCCGCTCCTCGCGGTCGGCAACGAGGTCTCGGGCACCACGACGCTCTTCGAGATCGAGGACCTCGACGCCCCCGCCACGACGACGATCGACATCCTGACCGTCAACGACTTCCACGGCAGGCTCGAACTCGCGGGCGGCTCCGACCGCATCGCGGGCGCGGCCGTGCTCGCCGGGGCAGTCGACACGCTGCGCGCCGAGAACCCGAACACGATCTTCGCCTCAGCCGGAGACGCGATCGGCGCCTCGACGTTCACGTCGTTCTCGCAGCAGGACAACCCGACGATCGACGCGCTCATCGCCTCGAGCCTCGACGTCGGCGCCGTCGGCAACCACGAGTTCGACGCCGGATGGAGTGATCTCGAGGATCGCGTGATCCCGCGGTACGGCGACTCGCGCTACGCGCTCGGTGCGAACGTCTACGCCGCAGGGACGACGACACCGGTTCTCGACGAGTACTGGATCACCGAGAAGGACGGCGTGAGCGTCGCCTTCATCGGCACGGTCACCCCCGACACGGCGAACATGGTCGATCCGGCCGGAATCGCCGACATCGAGTTCGGCGACCAACTGGAGGCCGCCAACCGCGTCGCCACCCAGTTGAGCGACGGGGACTCTGCGAACGGTGAGGCCGACGTCATCGTGCTCCTCGCCCACGACGGCAACGCGACGACCTCGTGCGACGACCTCGCGGCGTCGACGAGCGACTTCGGCGCCCTCGCGCGCGGTGCATCGCCGTCGATCGACGCGATCGTCTCGGCGCACACGCACCAGGTGTACTCGTGCTCGTTCGCGGTCGACGGCTGGGCCGAGGGCGTCGAGCGTCCCGTCATCCAGGCCGGTAAGTACGGAAGCGACCTCGGTCGCCTGACCCTCGAGGTCGACCCGGCCGACGGCCGCGTGCTCGCGGCAGACGGCGCGATCGTCCCCCTGCACGACGGAACCGCGCCGCTCTTCCCGGAGAACGCCGAGGTCGCGGCGATCGTCGCCGCCGCCGTCGCCGAGGCCGAGACCGTCGGCGCCCGCCCCATCGGCACCATCTCGGCCGACATCCTGCGCGGCGGAACGCCGTCGGGCTCGGATCGCGGTGTCGAGTCGTCGCTCGGCAACCTCGTCGCCGATCAGCAGCTGTGGGCGACGTCGAACGAGTCGTTCGGCGGTACCCCGGCGCAGATCGCCCTCATGAATCCGGGCGGCGTGCGTGCCGACCTGATCTACGGAACCGATGGCGTCGTGACCTACCGCGACGTGGCCGAGACCCAGCCGTTCGGCAACACCCTCGTCACGATGGACCTCACGGGAGCGCAGCTGAAGTCGGTGCTCGAGGAGCAGTGGCAGCCCGACGGCTCGAGCCGCCCGAAGCTCCACCTCGGCGTCTCGGAGGGCTTCAGCTACGTCTACGAGCCCGACGCCGCCCGCGGCGAGCACATCGTCTCGATGTCGTTCGAGGGTGCCGCGATCGAGAGCGACGACGTCTTCCGCGTCGCCGTGAACTCGTTCCTCGCGGGCGGAGGCGACAACTTCTCGACTCTCGCCTCGGGGGCGAACCGCGCCGACACGGGTCAGATCGACCTCGTCGCGGCGGTCTCGTACTTCCAGGAGTTCGAGGGCGTCGACCCCGCACCGCTCGGCCGTGCCGTCGTGGCGGGAACCGACTGGGCGGATGTCGCTCTCGAGGCGGCGACCCTCTCCCCCGGCGACACGCTGAAGGCGACCGTCACCGGTCTCACCGAGGGTCAGCAGATCACGGCGACGCTGTACTCGCAGCCGATCGTCGCCGAGGTGCCCGCGGCCGACGCCACGGGGTCGACGTCGTTCGAGATCGCGATCCCGGCCGACATCGAGCTCGGCGCACACCGACTCGTCATCGACTCGGTCGGCCTCGAGCCGATCGAGGTCGCCGTGACGGTCGTCGCCGCCGAAGGCCCGGGCGGCGGCCCGGGGGCCGGCTCCGGAACGCCGGGCTCCGCGCCGACGCCGGGCGATCTCGCGAGCACGGGCGTGTCGATCGGGGCGGCTCTCGCCGTCGTCGTCGCACTGCTCGCGGGCGGCCTGCTGCTCCTGCAGCGTCGACGCCGCTCGGCCGCGACCGACGTCTAG